A region from the Coffea eugenioides isolate CCC68of chromosome 9, Ceug_1.0, whole genome shotgun sequence genome encodes:
- the LOC113783802 gene encoding floral homeotic protein AGAMOUS-like: MGRAKARMEMITNKKARRVTFEKRRKGLEKKARELSTLCGVRICLIVFGPVDDDQTIEPRVWPQNPQEIDSLVDSFKKANLDDRRGRTTDFSFFYQNRKRRAEEELARLRKKNLETKHPTWDEKYDFLSLEELRQFDDLLKEKVDIMKARVDFMKGTQTYFAETSRNLQYLCRSRNSSTLFEIPQPQPLSSFDQNRHSLDSAFQDSYNYNSMVNPQMMMWMNNGASSSINAPLISYDNCDRRSLVQFNMDPAAAAAAAEHITSSLGNNAVGNQFCYYVPKMQPMPLYLQYSLQQSRAPTQMYASQRDENYGFSDFQLMNPK; this comes from the coding sequence ATGGGACGAGCAAAGGCACGGATGGAGATGATAACTAACAAGAAAGCACGTCGAGTAACGTTTGAGAAGAGGAGAAAAGGTTTGGAGAAGAAAGCTCGTGAATTATCAACTCTCTGTGGTGTTAGAATATGCTTGATAGTTTTTGGCCCCGTAGACGATGACCAGACAATTGAACCAAGAGTGTGGCCTCAAAATCCTCAGGAGATTGATAGCCTCGTTGACTCCTTTAAGAAGGCAAATCTCGATGATCGCAGGGGCAGAACCactgatttttctttcttttaccaGAACAGAAAGAGGAGAGCTGAAGAAGAACTTGCCAGATTGAGAAAAAAGAATCTTGAAACCAAGCACCCCACCTGGGACGAAAAATATGACTTTTTATCTTTGGAAGAACTGAGACAATTTGATGACCTATTGAAGGAAAAAGTTGATATTATGAAGGCTAGAGTTGATTTCATGAAGGGCACTCAAACTTATTTTGCTGAAACAAGTCGCAACCTGCAGTACTTGTGCAGAAGCAGAAACAGCAGCACACTATTCGAAATCCCTCAGCCACAGCCCTTGTCTTCCTTTGATCAAAATAGACATAGCTTAGATTCAGCCTTTCAAGATTCATACAATTATAACTCAATGGTGAATCCACAGATGATGATGTGGATGAATAATGGCGCCTCCAGCAGCATTAATGCTCCTCTGATAAGCTACGATAACTGTGATCGTAGGAGCCTTGTTCAGTTTAATATGGATcctgcagcagcagcagcagcagcagaacATATTACTTCTAGTTTAGGCAATAATGCTGTTGGGAATCAATTTTGCTATTACGTTCCCAAAATGCAGCCGATGCCGCTCTACCTGCAATATTCCTTGCAACAATCCAGAGCTCCCACACAGATGTATGCTTCTCAAAGGGATGAAAATTATGGGTTCAGTGATTTTCAGCTCATGAATCCAAAATAG